A stretch of the Staphylococcus sp. NRL 16/872 genome encodes the following:
- the guaC gene encoding GMP reductase: protein MKIFDYEDIQLIPNKCIVESRSECDTTVQFGPKTFKLPVVPANMQTVMNEELAEWFAENDYFYIMHRFDEAGRIQFIEKMQGKGLFASISVGVKKNEFQFVEALAEKELVPEYITIDIAHGHSDSVINMIKHIKKHLPDSFVIAGNVGTPEGVRELENAGADATKVGIGPGRVCITKIKTGFGTGGWQLAALNICSKAARKPIIADGGIRTHGDIAKSIRFGASMVMIGSLFAAHEESPGETVELEGKRYKEYFGSASEFQKGEHKNVEGKKMFVEHKGSLKDTLVEMQQDLQSSISYAGGKDLKSLTTVDYVIVRNSIFNGDSDRG from the coding sequence ATGAAAATTTTTGATTATGAAGATATCCAATTAATTCCAAATAAATGTATTGTAGAAAGCAGATCAGAATGTGACACAACGGTTCAATTTGGACCAAAGACTTTTAAATTACCTGTTGTACCAGCAAATATGCAAACAGTTATGAACGAAGAACTTGCAGAATGGTTTGCAGAAAATGATTATTTTTATATCATGCATCGTTTTGATGAAGCGGGGCGTATTCAATTTATCGAAAAAATGCAAGGTAAAGGATTATTTGCTTCAATTTCTGTAGGTGTTAAAAAAAATGAATTTCAATTTGTTGAAGCATTAGCTGAAAAAGAATTAGTTCCAGAATATATTACTATTGATATAGCGCATGGACACTCAGATTCAGTGATTAATATGATTAAACATATTAAAAAACATTTACCTGATTCATTTGTTATTGCAGGTAACGTGGGAACTCCTGAAGGTGTAAGAGAATTAGAAAATGCTGGCGCAGATGCTACAAAAGTAGGTATTGGACCTGGAAGAGTTTGTATTACAAAAATTAAAACAGGATTTGGTACAGGTGGTTGGCAATTAGCTGCATTAAATATTTGTAGTAAAGCTGCTCGCAAACCAATTATTGCTGATGGTGGTATTAGAACACATGGTGACATTGCTAAATCTATTAGATTTGGTGCAAGCATGGTAATGATTGGATCACTATTTGCAGCTCATGAAGAATCTCCAGGTGAAACTGTTGAATTAGAAGGTAAACGTTATAAAGAATATTTTGGTAGTGCTTCTGAATTTCAAAAAGGTGAACACAAAAATGTTGAAGGTAAAAAAATGTTTGTAGAACATAAAGGTTCATTAAAAGATACATTAGTTGAAATGCAACAAGACCTCCAAAGTTCAATTTCATATGCTGGTGGTAAAGATTTAAAGTCATTAACAACAGTAGATTATGTGATTGTAAGAAATTCAATCTTCAATGGGGATAGCGATAGAGGTTAA
- the rpsN gene encoding 30S ribosomal protein S14 produces MAKKSKIAKEIKREKLVNQYYELRKELKAKGDYEALRKLPRDSSPTRLTRRCKVTGRPRGVLRKFEMSRIAFREHAHKGQIPGVKKSSW; encoded by the coding sequence ATGGCTAAAAAATCAAAGATTGCAAAAGAAATAAAAAGAGAAAAATTAGTGAATCAATATTATGAATTAAGAAAAGAATTAAAAGCTAAAGGTGATTATGAAGCTTTAAGAAAATTACCAAGAGATTCATCACCGACACGTTTAACAAGAAGATGTAAAGTGACAGGTAGACCTAGAGGAGTATTAAGAAAGTTTGAAATGTCTCGTATTGCATTTAGAGAACATGCACATAAAGGACAAATTCCGGGTGTAAAAAAATCAAGTTGGTAA
- the rpmG gene encoding 50S ribosomal protein L33: protein MRVNVTLACTECGDRNYITTKNKRNNPERIEMMKYCPRLNKHTLHRETK, encoded by the coding sequence ATGCGCGTTAATGTAACATTAGCTTGCACAGAATGTGGCGATCGTAACTATATTACGACTAAAAATAAACGTAACAATCCTGAGCGTATTGAAATGATGAAATATTGCCCAAGATTAAATAAACACACGCTACATCGTGAGACTAAATAA